In Elaeis guineensis isolate ETL-2024a chromosome 1, EG11, whole genome shotgun sequence, a genomic segment contains:
- the LOC105038230 gene encoding zinc finger A20 and AN1 domain-containing stress-associated protein 4 — translation MAEEQRCQEGHRLCANNCGFFGSPATLNLCSKCYRDYRIKEEQASSAKIAVEKSLAPSSSSPSSSSAVAAVAVMGPAGEVRGPVVPTSPAAAVAAASQPSRCTACRKRVGLTGFPCRCGATYCGTHRYPEQHGCAFDFKAAGREAIARANPVVKAHKLDKI, via the coding sequence ATGGCGGAAGAACAGAGATGCCAGGAGGGGCACCGCCTATGCGCGAACAACTGCGGCTTCTTCGGGAGCCCGGCGACGCTCAACCTTTGTTCCAAATGCTATCGCGACTACCGCATCAAGGAGGAGCAAGCCTCGTCGGCCAAGATCGCCGTGGAGAAATCCCTCGCCCCCTCTTCTAGCTCCCCCTCCTCCTCGTCCGCCGTCGCCGCCGTTGCTGTGATGGGTCCTGCCGGAGAGGTGAGGGGTCCGGTCGTCCCGACCTCGCCGGCGGCAGCGGTGGCGGCGGCGTCGCAACCAAGCCGGTGCACGGCGTGCCGGAAGAGGGTCGGGCTGACGGGGTTCCCGTGCCGGTGCGGCGCGACCTACTGCGGGACCCACAGGTACCCGGAGCAGCATGGCTGCGCCTTCGACTTCAAGGCGGCCGGCCGGGAGGCCATCGCCCGAGCCAACCCCGTCGTCAAGGCGCACAAGCTCGACAAGATCTAG